One genomic region from Nitrospinota bacterium encodes:
- a CDS encoding TIGR03960 family B12-binding radical SAM protein encodes MTEDVNTRFERILSSIRKPTAYLGTEKNSVRKDHKAVSASMALAFPDIYDIGMSHLGLKILYHVINREPDLLAERVFAPEEDFAELIQKDGITLPSLETKTPLSSFDIVGFTIPYELSYTTILWMLDLAGIPIWAKDRDDSMPLIIGGGAGVYNPEPIADFFDLFFLGDGENGAVEIMRAVSAMKHAPKKEKLLALSKIPGVYVPSFFDVSYNGDGTVREIKPLIPGYEKAVRVFLPTLAESPYPFDLVAPFGQPVHDRLNVEIDRGCAQGCRFCQAGTTYRPARERTPEQVMEIVETALAQTGYDEVSMTSLSAGDYSKIGELLTALMDKYAHERVSVSMPSLRAATVTEDIVKQVGRVRHSTFTIAAEAASQRLRNVINKKVSDEDIFHVAGLLLENDFQSLKLYFMIGLPTETWEDVEAIYTLADRLANFSVNRRRFKNINVSVSNFVPKAHTAFQWQGQEPQELLKEKKERLFALMKRNRRLTFKWHDSRMSHMEAVFSRGDRTLARAVEEAYKMGARLDPWTERFDFNRWMKAFEKVNLDSRHFANRSYDITDMLPWNHIDTGLSLKYFTKELECAQNGIITADCKVDKCLACGLDPRKCFKPYEWQPYVTPEVNKAPEAPIESYRYRLVFQKTGYGRFFGHLELQKIIYRSIRVARLPIAFSLGFSPHPKIAFGPALPQGVESLEEFLEVELWEGKNCDELVESLNGAMPGGIRFVRCEFLPVTPAGKVSVNSQISGFTYRAATPLPPEVIKTALERFNNATTAIVSRVKENSVKELDVKNFTSRVELGEQPGDILFESRFNQQGGTVKPYEILQWLFPAEDVRSWRVIKTGAIIQPDRR; translated from the coding sequence TTGACTGAGGATGTAAACACCAGGTTCGAGCGGATCCTCTCCTCCATCCGGAAACCAACGGCCTACCTGGGCACGGAGAAAAACAGCGTCCGGAAGGACCACAAAGCGGTCTCCGCATCCATGGCGCTGGCGTTCCCGGATATTTACGACATAGGCATGTCCCATCTGGGGCTAAAGATCCTCTACCATGTGATTAACCGGGAACCGGACCTGCTGGCGGAACGGGTTTTCGCGCCGGAGGAGGACTTCGCGGAGCTTATCCAAAAGGATGGCATCACCCTTCCTTCGCTGGAGACCAAAACGCCCCTGTCCAGTTTCGATATTGTGGGTTTCACCATCCCTTACGAACTGTCATACACCACGATTTTGTGGATGCTGGACCTGGCGGGCATCCCAATATGGGCCAAGGACAGGGATGATTCCATGCCGCTCATCATCGGAGGCGGCGCGGGTGTGTATAATCCGGAGCCCATCGCGGATTTCTTTGACCTTTTCTTCCTGGGTGACGGGGAAAACGGCGCCGTGGAAATAATGCGCGCCGTCTCCGCCATGAAACACGCGCCGAAAAAAGAAAAACTGCTGGCGTTGTCAAAAATCCCCGGGGTGTATGTCCCCTCTTTCTTCGATGTCTCTTATAACGGCGACGGAACCGTCCGGGAAATAAAACCCCTCATACCGGGATACGAAAAGGCTGTCCGGGTGTTTTTACCCACCCTGGCGGAGTCCCCCTACCCCTTCGACCTGGTGGCTCCTTTCGGCCAGCCGGTGCACGACAGGCTTAACGTGGAAATAGACCGGGGTTGCGCCCAGGGTTGCCGCTTTTGCCAAGCTGGAACAACCTACCGCCCGGCCCGGGAGAGAACGCCCGAACAGGTAATGGAAATCGTGGAAACGGCCCTGGCCCAAACCGGGTACGACGAAGTGTCCATGACATCACTCAGCGCCGGGGACTATTCCAAAATCGGCGAACTGTTGACGGCGCTCATGGACAAATACGCCCATGAGCGGGTGTCAGTCTCCATGCCATCGCTCCGGGCGGCCACGGTAACAGAAGACATCGTAAAACAGGTGGGAAGGGTGCGCCACTCCACCTTCACCATCGCCGCCGAGGCGGCCAGCCAGCGTCTGCGGAACGTCATCAATAAAAAAGTGAGCGATGAAGACATTTTCCACGTGGCAGGTTTGCTGTTGGAAAACGATTTTCAGTCGCTGAAACTCTATTTCATGATCGGGCTCCCCACGGAAACCTGGGAAGATGTGGAGGCCATATACACCTTGGCTGACAGGCTGGCCAATTTCTCGGTGAACCGGAGAAGGTTTAAAAACATAAACGTCAGCGTGTCCAATTTTGTGCCTAAAGCCCACACGGCTTTCCAATGGCAAGGGCAGGAGCCGCAGGAACTATTAAAGGAAAAGAAGGAGCGGCTTTTCGCCCTCATGAAGCGGAACCGGCGGCTGACCTTCAAATGGCACGACTCCCGGATGAGCCACATGGAAGCCGTGTTCAGCCGGGGCGATAGAACTCTCGCAAGGGCCGTTGAAGAAGCTTATAAAATGGGCGCCAGGCTGGATCCGTGGACCGAAAGGTTCGACTTCAACCGATGGATGAAGGCGTTCGAGAAAGTTAACCTGGATTCTCGCCATTTCGCCAACCGAAGTTACGATATTACAGATATGCTTCCATGGAATCATATAGATACGGGACTGTCCTTAAAGTATTTCACGAAGGAGCTGGAGTGCGCGCAGAACGGTATTATTACCGCCGATTGCAAGGTGGACAAGTGCCTGGCGTGCGGATTGGACCCTCGAAAGTGCTTTAAACCTTACGAGTGGCAACCGTATGTAACACCTGAAGTAAATAAGGCGCCGGAAGCTCCAATAGAGAGTTACCGTTACCGGCTGGTATTTCAGAAAACCGGCTATGGCCGGTTCTTCGGCCACCTGGAGTTGCAGAAGATAATTTACCGTTCCATCCGTGTGGCGCGGTTGCCCATAGCCTTCTCGCTGGGTTTCTCACCCCATCCCAAAATAGCCTTCGGCCCCGCCCTGCCCCAGGGGGTGGAAAGTCTGGAGGAGTTTCTGGAGGTGGAACTCTGGGAAGGCAAGAACTGCGATGAACTTGTGGAATCGCTAAACGGCGCCATGCCGGGGGGGATACGTTTCGTCCGGTGCGAATTCTTGCCGGTCACCCCCGCAGGCAAAGTAAGCGTGAATTCCCAAATTTCCGGTTTTACATACAGGGCCGCCACCCCCCTTCCCCCGGAAGTTATCAAAACCGCGCTGGAGAGATTCAATAACGCTACTACCGCCATAGTCTCCCGCGTCAAGGAAAACTCCGTGAAAGAGCTGGACGTGAAAAACTTCACCAGCCGGGTGGAGTTGGGGGAACAGCCCGGCGACATCCTGTTCGAATCCCGGTTCAACCAGCAAGGGGGAACGGTGAAACCCTACGAAATCCTCCAGTGGCTATTCCCGGCGGAGGATGTGAGAAGCTGGCGGGTGATTAAAACCGGCGCGATCATTCAGCCGGACCGCCGGTAG
- the rlmN gene encoding 23S rRNA (adenine(2503)-C(2))-methyltransferase RlmN, protein MGSGKFDFKGADAGDIAQWITSLGEKPYRVKQLRQWVFTRGVADFSQMTDISKSFRATLEQTSTVTALKVLAETRSSDGTMKFLFGLKDGHSVETVWIPDEDRATLCVSSQVGCKLKCGFCLTGHGGFQRNLSTAEIVDQLIQARLRVPGGRVTNIVLMGMGEPLDNYGNVLKAIRIITDEELALVGARKITLSTAGVVPGILKLAEDFPKIKLAVSLNAPTDEKREKIMPINKKYPINELMKALSKWPLPRGRRITFEYVMLGGFNDSDEDAKKLVAIARRIPSKINLIPFNPCPELGYQRPSDERIERFYHTLIDSHLTVFIRQSRGQDILAACGQLRESLEMTGPTGGPAE, encoded by the coding sequence ATGGGCTCAGGCAAATTCGATTTCAAGGGCGCGGACGCCGGGGATATCGCCCAATGGATAACCTCGCTGGGAGAAAAGCCGTATCGCGTTAAACAGCTAAGGCAGTGGGTGTTCACCCGGGGCGTGGCAGATTTTTCACAAATGACGGACATATCAAAATCATTCAGGGCAACCCTGGAGCAGACATCCACCGTTACCGCCCTTAAGGTACTTGCCGAAACCAGGTCGTCGGACGGAACCATGAAATTCCTTTTCGGGCTCAAAGACGGCCATTCGGTGGAGACGGTCTGGATACCGGACGAAGACAGGGCAACGCTTTGCGTATCGTCCCAAGTGGGATGCAAGCTGAAATGCGGGTTCTGCCTCACCGGGCACGGAGGATTTCAGCGCAATCTCTCCACGGCGGAGATTGTGGATCAGCTGATCCAGGCCAGGTTAAGGGTTCCCGGCGGGCGAGTGACCAACATTGTGTTAATGGGCATGGGGGAGCCGCTGGACAATTATGGCAACGTGCTAAAGGCCATCAGGATAATCACAGACGAGGAACTGGCGCTGGTGGGGGCGCGGAAAATCACCTTGTCCACCGCCGGGGTGGTTCCGGGGATTTTAAAACTGGCGGAAGATTTCCCGAAGATAAAGCTGGCCGTGTCGCTCAACGCGCCCACGGACGAAAAGCGGGAAAAGATAATGCCCATCAACAAAAAATATCCCATCAACGAGCTTATGAAAGCCTTGTCCAAATGGCCTCTGCCAAGGGGAAGGCGGATTACTTTCGAGTACGTCATGCTGGGCGGGTTCAACGATTCCGACGAGGACGCCAAAAAGCTTGTGGCCATAGCCCGCAGGATACCTTCGAAAATTAACCTCATCCCGTTCAACCCGTGCCCGGAGTTGGGCTATCAACGCCCTTCGGATGAACGCATCGAGCGGTTCTATCACACATTGATTGATAGCCATCTAACAGTGTTCATCCGCCAGAGCAGGGGGCAAGACATTTTGGCGGCCTGCGGCCAGCTGAGGGAGTCTCTTGAAATGACCGGCCCTACCGGCGGTCCGGCTGAATGA